The genome window ACGGGGAGTTTGGGAATTGCGATTAGTGAAGCGGTGGAAATTGCCGCCCAAGATGACGGGGCTAAGTATGCTTTGGGTAGTGTTCTTAACCACGTTTTACTGCACCAAACCGTAATTGGCTTGGAAGCTTTAGCACAACTGGAAATGGCAGGTGACTATCCAGATATTGTAGTCGGCTGTACGGGTGGGGGGAGTAATTTCGCTGGGATTGCTTTTCCGTTTCTGGGTGCAAAGCTACGAGGTGAAAGAGATGTGGAGATTATTGCTGTAGAACCTGCGGCTTGCCCTACTCTGACTCGTGGCAAATACGCTTATGATTTTGGCGATACGGCTCACTTAACGCCATTAGTAAAAATGCACACTTTGGGTAGCACTTTTGTACCGGAAGGCATTCATGCAGGTGGCTTGCGTTATCATGGGATGGCTCCCTTGGTTAGTCATATCGTGAATTTGGGATTAGCGAAACCGCGTGCAGAATATCAGTTAGGTTGTTTCGCGGCGGGATTGACTTTTGCTCGTGCTGAGGGGATTCTACCTGCTCCAGAAGCGAATCATGCTGTGAAAGTGGCTCTCGATGAGGCTTTAAAATGTCGGGAGTCTGGGGAAAGCAAGGTGATTTTGTTTAATCTTTGCGGTCACGGACATTTCGATATGCAGGCTTATATGGATTATCAAGCTGGAAAATTGGTAGATACTGAGTATAGTCCAGAGGAAGTGGCGATGGCTTTGGCAGGTTTACCTGTTATTGGTTAACGAGATTGCAGCAAGAGCAGAAAGCCACGCTTAAGTTCGGTCTCCAGATCAG of Planktothrix sp. FACHB-1365 contains these proteins:
- a CDS encoding TrpB-like pyridoxal phosphate-dependent enzyme, whose protein sequence is MDTIKYLLSEDQMPTAWYNIQADLSTPLPPVLHPGTGQPITPDDLAPLFPPSLIEQEVTQERWIEIPDEVQSIYRQWRPTPLYRARRLEKALDTPAKIYYKYEGVSPAGSHKPNTAVAQAYYNKQAGVQRLTTETGAGQWGSSLAFAGALFGLEVLVYMVKVSYQQKPYRRALMETYGARVVASPSEETQAGRSILASHPNSTGSLGIAISEAVEIAAQDDGAKYALGSVLNHVLLHQTVIGLEALAQLEMAGDYPDIVVGCTGGGSNFAGIAFPFLGAKLRGERDVEIIAVEPAACPTLTRGKYAYDFGDTAHLTPLVKMHTLGSTFVPEGIHAGGLRYHGMAPLVSHIVNLGLAKPRAEYQLGCFAAGLTFARAEGILPAPEANHAVKVALDEALKCRESGESKVILFNLCGHGHFDMQAYMDYQAGKLVDTEYSPEEVAMALAGLPVIG